A section of the Marinoscillum sp. 108 genome encodes:
- a CDS encoding ROK family protein encodes MTIGVDLGATQIRAAICQGDRLEHKRQTLLENKDVLEKTLDQISDFLSPLINSNTDGIGIGVPAVVDIPTGTVYNSNNISSWKRVELKRELEMRFGLPVHVNNDANCFAYGAYKYGLEVRCENMVGITLGTGIGIGLVLNGRPYFGSNCGAGELGILRYLDARYEDFSSSGFFVTQHQTTAQAANEAAAGEHGEVTVWREYGHHLGQFVKMVLAAYDPEVIAFGGSISKAFPLFEGDLKSALSDFPFQETVRRLKLVTIDQQDLAILGAAALWDEYERLDRSALDWKRRSEITHP; translated from the coding sequence ATGACAATAGGTGTAGATTTAGGAGCAACTCAAATTCGGGCAGCCATTTGTCAGGGAGATCGGTTGGAGCATAAGCGTCAGACCTTGCTGGAAAATAAAGATGTATTGGAGAAAACGCTTGATCAAATCTCTGATTTCCTATCCCCATTGATCAATTCCAATACGGATGGTATTGGGATAGGGGTGCCCGCTGTGGTAGACATTCCCACGGGCACTGTGTACAATTCAAACAATATTAGTTCTTGGAAGCGGGTGGAGCTCAAGCGCGAACTGGAGATGAGATTCGGACTGCCGGTGCATGTTAATAATGATGCCAACTGCTTTGCGTACGGAGCTTATAAGTATGGGCTGGAGGTCCGATGTGAAAACATGGTGGGTATCACACTAGGCACCGGAATAGGGATTGGTCTGGTGCTAAACGGGCGACCTTACTTTGGGAGCAATTGCGGTGCGGGAGAGCTGGGAATACTCCGCTACCTCGATGCCCGCTATGAGGATTTTAGCAGTAGCGGATTTTTTGTGACCCAGCACCAAACGACCGCACAGGCCGCAAATGAAGCTGCAGCCGGAGAGCATGGTGAAGTCACTGTATGGAGGGAGTATGGACATCATCTGGGGCAATTTGTGAAAATGGTGTTGGCAGCCTATGACCCTGAGGTCATTGCTTTTGGAGGTTCTATTTCCAAGGCTTTTCCGCTGTTTGAAGGTGACCTCAAATCTGCTTTGTCGGATTTTCCTTTTCAAGAGACCGTCCGTCGTTTGAAGTTGGTCACTATAGATCAGCAGGATCTTGCCATTCTGGGAGCGGCTGCTTTGTGGGATGAATATGAGCGTTTGGATCGGAGTGCTCTTGACTGGAAAAGAAGAAGTGAAATTACACACCCCTAG
- a CDS encoding Hsp20/alpha crystallin family protein, whose protein sequence is MTLIKYNPNGFKPATFGNFIDRFFNDDFYGGKGITSFSPQVDIAESDKEFEIQFHIPGIQKENINIDVKDDRLTVSGERKMSQEKTEKNYHTVESSYGTFSRSFYLPDNVNVDKIDASYKDGVLNIVLPKDAKKEMKKTIAIK, encoded by the coding sequence ATGACACTTATAAAGTATAACCCAAACGGCTTTAAGCCTGCGACATTCGGAAACTTCATTGACAGATTTTTCAATGATGACTTTTATGGAGGAAAAGGCATTACCAGCTTTTCACCACAGGTAGATATTGCCGAATCAGATAAGGAATTTGAAATTCAGTTTCATATCCCGGGTATCCAAAAGGAAAACATCAATATAGATGTGAAGGATGATCGATTGACCGTGAGTGGGGAGCGAAAAATGAGTCAGGAAAAAACCGAAAAGAACTACCACACCGTGGAGAGCTCTTACGGGACATTCAGTAGATCCTTCTACCTTCCAGACAATGTGAATGTGGATAAAATCGACGCTTCTTACAAGGATGGCGTACTCAACATTGTACTGCCCAAGGATGCTAAGAAGGAAATGAAAAAGACCATTGCGATCAAGTAA